DNA sequence from the Leptospirillum ferrooxidans C2-3 genome:
TCGGAACACACTCCGCACCTTGAAAGAAACTCGACAGGAAGGAGAAACGATCCTCATTTCCCCCCTGAAAATAAGAAACATGGAGGATGGAGCTACTGGGGTCATACTGAGGATGATTGGCTTCAGGATAGATACGGACAAATGGAGGTCCACCAGAACAGTGCCGAGCCATGGCGCGTCACTTTGCTCGATACGGGCGAGAGCACGATGACTGGCGGACGAATCAAACGGGTCAGGAGCTATCTTGGAGAGGACGATTTTTGCTGCACCTACGGAGACGGCGTGGGTGACGTGGATATCGCTCGCCTGATCGAGTTCCATAAAACAAATGGAACATTGGCCACATTGACCGCCACCAAGCCTCCCGACCGATTCGGATCGATCAATATGAGTGAAAACAAGATTATCAACTTTCAGGAAAAGCCTGAAGGGGACGGCGCATGGATCAATGGGGGATTTTTTATCCTCTCCCCGAAGGTTCTCGACTATATTGAAGGCGACGAGACGATCTGGGAAAGAGCCCCGATGGAGAGACTGGCAAAAGAAGGTCAGATTTCGGCCTACCTGCATGAGGGATTCTGGGAGCCGATGGATACCTTAAGACCCATCTTGAGGAGTTATGGTCTTCCGGCAAGGCTCCCTGGAAGATGTGGTAAAGGGACGACATATGGATCCTTCTTTCTGGAATAAAAAAAAGGTGTTGATCACCGGTCACACAGGCTTCAATGGAAGCTGGCTTTCTCTCTGGCTTTAAAGTGCGGGGGCGAACGTTGTGGGGTATGCCCTTCCTCCTCCGACCAATCCCAGCCTCTTTGAGCTTGCAGACGTCGCTTTCGGAATGGTTTCTCTCACCGGAAATGTGAGGGATCTGGATCAGCCATCCTCTATCCAATCCCACAGGCCCGAAGTTATTTTCCATATGGCCGCTCAGGCTCTGGTCAGACCCTCCTATCAGAATCCGGTCGAAACCTATGCGACCAATGTCATGGGAATGGTGAACCTTCTGGACGCGGTTCGCCGGATCCCCGGAACCCGGGTTGTCGTCAATGTTACAAGCGACAAGTGTAGGGAACACATAATCTGTCCGGTTTTGTAGCGCAAGACTTGTCCGGTTCCATAATGGGTCCAAGGAGGACCCAGAATGGACCGAACAAATGTGCTACAGGAGATCCGGAAGATGCGTTTTGAAGACACCTGGAATGAATGGAAGAAAGGATGCCTCACTCAGGAAGAGGCCGGCCGGATTCTCGGGATGAGTGAAAGGACCTTCCGGAGATATGTCCGGCGAGTCGAGGAGGAAGGGATCCAGGGGATTCTGGACAAACGACTCACCCAGGCCTCATCGAGACGGGCCCCGGTCGATGAAGCCCTGGGACTGGTCGAAAAGTACCGGAGCCGGCATGATGGCTGGAACGTGAAACACTTTCACTTCTGGTACCGGAAAGAAGGCGGGAAACGGAGCTATACCTGGGTCAAGAAGACGCTTCAGGAGAACGGAGCGGTCCGGAAAGCTCCTGGCAAGGGGAAGCACCGGAAGAGACGGGAACGTGCGGCCTGGGAAGGGATGATGATCCATCAGGATGCCAGCAGTCATCCCTGGGTGTCCGGACAGATCTGGGATCTGGTGGTGACGATGGATGATGCGACCAATGAGCATTACAGCATGTTCTTTGTGGAGGAGGAGGGAACCGCGTCCAGCCTTCAGGGGATACGGGAGGTGATCGGGAAAAAAGGGCTTCCTTCCTCCCTGTACACAGACCGGGGCAGCCACTACTGGGTCACGCCGGAAGCGGGAGGGAAGGTGGACAAGAAGAACCTCACCCAGTTTGGACGGGCGATGAAACAGCTGGGCATCGAAATGATTGCCGCCTACTCCCCCGAAGCGCGGGGACGCAGTGAACGGGCTTTCCGGACCCATCAGGAGCGTCTTCCCAAAGAGCTCGCCCTGGCGGGAATCACGACGATGGAAGCGGCCAACCGCTATCTGTCCGACGTCTATCTTCCAGCCTTCAATACCGAATTTTCCCATCGGGCCCCGGAGGAAGGATCGGCCTTCGTTCCCTGGACCGGAGACTCTATAGACGAGATTCTCTGCGAGCACCACGAACGGATTGTTGGCAACGACAACTGCGTGTCTTTCGAAGGACGGACCCTTCAGATCCCTTCCGACCGGTACCGGCTCCATTACGTCCGGGCCACAGCAAGATCCACCGGCATCCCGACGGATCGCTCTCCCTGTTTCATGGACCCCGGAAGCTTTCCGACTATCCTGTCGAAAAACCGGAGATTCCAAAAACGAAAAAGGAACCACGAACCAAAGCTCTTTCGACCGGAATCCGCCCGGTCGAAGCTCATGTCTGAGAACGGGGAAACCCGGAGTTTTTAAATGAAAAAAAGTGGACAACTCATTTGCTATAAAACCGGACAACTCTACTTGCTACTAACATGTTACAAGCGACAAGTGCTATGAAAATCGGGAATGGGTCTTGGGGTACCGGGAAAATGAACCGATGGGGGATATGATCCCTACAGCAACAGCAAAGCCTGTTCTGAACTCGTGACATCAGCGTTCAGAAACTCCTTTTTCCCTTCTGGGGATTTTAGCTGCCATGGCGTGGCACTGTCATCGGCAAGAGCCGGAAATGTGATAGGCGGTGGGGACTGGGCAGAGGATCGTTTGATTCCGGACATCATGCGGGCGTTCATGAATGAGGAGACGGTCATCATCCGGAATCCCAGAGCCTTTCGTCCCTGGCAACATGTTCTTGGCCTCTTTCGGGCTATTTTCTTCTGGCTGAAAAATTATGGGAGAATGGTCCGGAATTGGCCGAGGGGTGGAATTTCGGACCGAATGACGACGATGCCCGTCCGGTCTCCTGGATTGCCGATCGGCTGACAACCATGTGGGGTGAGAAGGCCGGATGGAAAACTTCTGATGGAGAACAGCCCCATGAAGCCAATTCCCTCAGGCTGGACTCTTCAAAGGCCAGGGCACGGCTGGGATGGCGGCCAAGATGGAATCTTCTAAGCGCCTTGGAAGAGACCTCCGTCTGGTACCGCGCCTATCAGTACCAAAAAGACATTCGTAACGTCGTGTTGGAACAGATTCAGGAATACGGTCGTGTTTGATTGGAGAGCGATTCCTAGAGTGCGTTATCGTCACTCCCAAGAAAGTCCGTACCTTTTGACCCGTCATCCATTTTCCAAAACAATTAATGAAGTTCACGGGATAAGAGCCTGTTTGGAGACACTCTCATGAAACAGAAAGTCATTCGTGAAATCGTTCGCGTCGATGGGAATCACCAGCTTCACATCAATGTTCCACTCGATATGGGTGATGAGTTCGAGGTCATACTGATGCCATTACGCCCCAAATCTGAATTTGAAAGTCTAAGCGATGATGACCGCTTCAATCTTGCGGCCTACGCAACAGTTGTCGACGACGATCCGGAAGAGGATGTCCTTTGGGAGCGATATACGCATGCATGATGATGTCATACCCGGAAACATCTATATCTACCAAGTCCCTTTTGTAGATGGGGCACAGGTAAAACCACGGCCCGTTCTTGTCACCTCTTGAATTGGACCCATGTATTAAGACCATTTTTTGACTTTGTTAAGCACAATTGCTTCAAATGAGAATGAACTTCACTTGGTCGTTCAGTGTCTTTGACCTTCAAAGAAATCTTATAAATCTCTAACGGTGTTTTGTAGTCAAGACTCTGATGAGGTCGCGCTTCATTGTAAAACCGGAAAGAATTTTCAATTCCTGTTCTGGCTTCCCGTGGAGAGCGGTATTCCTTCAGGTATATGTCCTCATATTTTAGACTCCTCCAGAGCCTTTCGCTAAAGATGTTGTCGATGGCTCGCCGACGGCCGTCCATACTGATTTTAATGCCTTCCATTTCCAGCCTTTTGGTGTAAAGATCACTTGTGAAATGGGATCCTTGATCACTGTTCCAGCTCACAGGAACCCCCTTCGATAAAGCGCTCTCCACCGCTCTCATGACAAATGGCTGTTCCATGCTTTGATCCAGCTCCCAGCTCACCACATACAGTGAATACCAATCGATGACAGCCACCAGGTACAGCCATCCCCCCATAAGACGGATGTACGTTATGTCGATGCCCCAGATATGCTGAGGGTGTTGGGGCACGACGTTTTTCAGCAGGTAAGGGTAGCGGTAATTGTCAAACAATCTGTCGCATTTTCTTGGACTTTTCCTCATTAAAATTTTGGTCTTTACTGACCACCTCTTTTTGAGGATTCAAAGTCACTTTTTCGATAGGCGTCCAGTCTCTCGTTTTTCCGGACCATCGTTCGGGATTTTTCTTTTGTGCTTCATGGTAAGTTCGGTCCCTTCGAGTCAGAATCTCTCGATCTTCTCCTCTATGTCTCTGTGAAGGCGTTACAAACTTGATGGCACTGTGGCGGTGCTCTTCGTTGTACCACCCTGTGAAAGATGAGACCCATTTCCGCCCCTCTTCCAGTGTGTCGAAGGGCTTTTCCACCGGGTCGTCCGGCCGGTATTTCAGGGTTTTGAAGAGTGACTCCGAATAGGCGTTGTCATTACTGACGGAAGGACGCCCGAATGAGGGGCGAATTCTCAGCATCTGGAGCGTTCCAAGCATTGTGGCTCCCTTCATAGCCGCCCCATTGTCCGAGTGCAGGACGACCTTCGGCGCGATCCCTCCTTTTCTCTCCCGAAAAACGGTTTTCCGGATCGTCTCGGCCGCATGTTCGGAGGATTCTTCCGCATAGACCTCCCATCCCACAACCTTTCGGCTGTAAAGATCCAGAATCAGGTACAAATAGAAAAAATGGCCTTTGACGGTCGGGGAGAGATAGGTGATATCCCATGTCCAGACCTGATTCGGAGCGGTGGCTTCAAGCGGCGAAGGACGCTTGTGCGTCGGGGCCTTGGAACGCCCACGATGGGCAAGCTGCCCTCGATTCGGTAGAGAGTCGACTCCGATGCCAGATACTGCTCTTCATCGGCCAGAATCGGAACGATCTGGGCCGGAGACATGGAGGCGAAGCGAGGTTCGTTCACCGTTGATACAATCATGGCCTCCTCTTCGCAAGTGAGCCCATTGGCAGGGGCTCGTTTCGTCTGGGCTGCCTTGCGCCCGTCCTCTCCTCCCGCTTTCTTCTTCCCATGTCGCTGGAACGTCCTGGGAGAAATCTCCAGAACGGCACAGATCCTGGAAAGGCGAGCCCCCTCCTTTCGGGCTTCCTCGATCAAACGTGTCATTTCCTGACGGGACTCCCCATCGATCTTCCGACCTCTTTTTCCTCCAAAAGAGCGTCCACTTTTTTTTAAGCATCAGGAGAGTGGCCGCCTCTGCCAGGGCTTTTTCCTTCCGAAGAAGCTCGCTTTTCAGCTGCCGGATCGTTTTGGCTTGCTGAGATACCTTTTCCCTCTGCGTCTTTTCAGGGAGAGAGCCCAACCCCTCCAGAACCGTTTTCTTCCAGGCCTCAATCTGTTCCGGGTAGAGGCCCTTTTGACGACAATACTCTCCCAACTCGTGTTCATTTAAGGACATTGTTTCGAGAAGGATTGAAAGCTTCTCTTCCGAGCTCAGGGAAGACGTTTCCCGATCTTTCAAAAGGGCTGCGCCCATGAACCGGGATCGATATTTAACCCTCCAGGTATAAAGAGTATCGACAGGAATCCCGGTTTCCCGGGACAAGGTGGGGATATATTCGTTCTGAGGAGAAAGCATTCTCTTGACGATGCTTTCCTTGAATTCCAATGCGTATTGTTGACCCATGTTTTCTCTCCTCGCCTGTTTAGTTTTGAATCAATCTTCCCTCAAAGACTTCTCAAAGTCATGCGACAATTATCCTGACACAGGGGGTGGTTACCCGACTTGCAAAGGCATTTCGGGAAGGGAAGAAGAGCAAGGTCAAATCCTTGCAACACATCCTGACCCGCTCGCTGGCCGCCAAAGTTCTTGCGGTCCGGCGGGTGACGACGAACCAATGGAAAAATACTCCGGGTGTGGACCGAATGCTCTGGAAAACCCCGGAGGAAAAATCCAGAGCCGTGTTGTCGCTCAGAAGAAGAGGGTACAACCCCCTTCCTCTCCGTCGCGTTTTCATTCCGAAGAAAAACGGAAAGCTTCGGGGGCTGGGCATTCCGACGATGAAAGACCGGGTGATGCAGGCAACGTTTCTTTTAGCCCTCATCCCCGTCTCGGAAGAAGCGGCCGATCCGAACTCCTATGGGTTCCGACCTTTTCGGTCCACAGCGGATGCCATGGGGCAATGCTTTACCTTGCTCGCAAAACGCGCTTCGCCTCAGTAGATAATGGAAGGGATATCAAAGGCTGCTTTGACAACATAGACCATAACTGGTTGAGGACCAATGTCCCAACGGACAAGAGGATTCTCCAGAAGTGGCTCAAGGCAGGGTTTATTCACCGTCAACTCTTCTCTCCCACAGTGGCCGAAACGCCTCAGGGCGGAATTATTTCCCCAACGGTAGCGAACTGGGCGCTGGATGGTCTGGAACATGAACTCAAGGAACTCTTCCACTCCAGACATCTGGTCCATATGGTGAGGTACGCGGACGATTTCGTCATTACCGGAAGATCGAAAGAATTTCTGGAACAGGATGTACTCCCCATAGTAGAAGCATTTCTAGGGGCGCGGGGACTGGAACTGAGAAATAGTCAAAAGTGGTGTTTGAGAGCATCAAGCCGCGTCCTGCTTTGAGTTGTCCTCTAGAATTCCGTCTTTAAATATTTTCCCTTCCAGAATCAGAGTCAGGTGGTTGAACCCCTTGATCTTTCTCCACCGTTTCTCGGCACAAAGTCCCAACTTAAACATCATGGTCAGGATTGTCTCTTTGCTGAAGCATCCTCGGGACTGATTGGTCCGAGGTCGAATCGTGGCAAAGGTCGATTCAATCGGGTTGGTCGTCCGGATGTGAATCCAATGCTCCGCCGGAAAGTCGTAGAAGGCAGGAGCGGTTCCCGATCTTTCAGGAGACATTCCGTGGCTTTCGGGTATTTGGCTTCGTAGGTTTTTAGAAACGTGTCGAACGCTTTCTGAGCCGGTTCTCGGCCTTCCGACATCCAGATCTCATGGAGTCCTTTCTTGGCCTTCTCCTGAAGGGAGTCCGGAAGGTAGT
Encoded proteins:
- a CDS encoding ISNCY family transposase, with protein sequence MDRTNVLQEIRKMRFEDTWNEWKKGCLTQEEAGRILGMSERTFRRYVRRVEEEGIQGILDKRLTQASSRRAPVDEALGLVEKYRSRHDGWNVKHFHFWYRKEGGKRSYTWVKKTLQENGAVRKAPGKGKHRKRRERAAWEGMMIHQDASSHPWVSGQIWDLVVTMDDATNEHYSMFFVEEEGTASSLQGIREVIGKKGLPSSLYTDRGSHYWVTPEAGGKVDKKNLTQFGRAMKQLGIEMIAAYSPEARGRSERAFRTHQERLPKELALAGITTMEAANRYLSDVYLPAFNTEFSHRAPEEGSAFVPWTGDSIDEILCEHHERIVGNDNCVSFEGRTLQIPSDRYRLHYVRATARSTGIPTDRSPCFMDPGSFPTILSKNRRFQKRKRNHEPKLFRPESARSKLMSENGETRSF